A single Candidatus Pacearchaeota archaeon DNA region contains:
- a CDS encoding NAD(P)H-dependent glycerol-3-phosphate dehydrogenase, producing MKKTKLIILGDGAWGTTLAILLSKNGHEVTVWSAFPEYLDILNKERENKTYLKGIKIPSNIVFEKDLGKAIEFGEYIVFSIPSKFFRDVAKKIKKENVSLKGKVFINVAKGLEQKTLKRMTEILKEELGNVQTAVLSGPTIAVEVARELPALVVAASRNHAIAKKIQDIFSNEYFRVYTSTDVIGVELGGPLKNIIAVVAGISDGLGFGSNTKAAILSRGIVEIQRLGEKMGAKRKTFYGLAGLGDLSTTCISPESRNRTLGEKIAKGQKLEEIVNSTSSIIEGATTAEVVYQLSKKYKVDMPIVSSVYQVLYKNKAPKDALSDMMKRKRKPE from the coding sequence ATGAAAAAAACAAAATTAATAATTTTAGGAGATGGAGCATGGGGGACAACCTTAGCTATTTTATTATCTAAAAATGGACACGAGGTTACAGTTTGGAGTGCTTTTCCGGAATATTTAGATATTCTGAATAAAGAAAGGGAGAATAAAACATATTTAAAAGGAATAAAGATTCCTTCTAATATTGTTTTTGAAAAAGATTTAGGCAAGGCAATTGAATTTGGTGAATATATTGTTTTCAGTATTCCATCTAAATTCTTTAGAGATGTAGCCAAGAAGATTAAAAAAGAAAATGTTTCTTTAAAAGGGAAAGTATTTATTAATGTTGCTAAAGGATTAGAGCAAAAAACATTAAAAAGAATGACAGAGATTTTAAAAGAAGAACTAGGAAATGTTCAGACAGCTGTTTTATCTGGTCCGACAATTGCTGTCGAAGTAGCAAGAGAATTACCAGCTTTAGTTGTTGCAGCTTCAAGAAATCATGCTATTGCTAAAAAAATTCAAGACATATTTAGCAATGAATATTTCAGAGTGTATACTTCTACTGATGTTATTGGAGTTGAACTTGGTGGACCATTAAAGAATATTATTGCTGTGGTGGCGGGAATATCTGATGGTCTTGGTTTTGGTTCTAATACTAAGGCAGCCATATTATCTCGAGGGATAGTGGAAATACAAAGATTGGGAGAAAAAATGGGAGCCAAAAGAAAAACCTTCTACGGTTTAGCTGGACTAGGAGACTTATCTACTACCTGTATTAGTCCTGAGAGTAGGAACAGAACTTTGGGAGAGAAGATTGCAAAAGGACAGAAGCTAGAAGAGATTGTTAATTCAACCTCAAGTATAATTGAAGGAGCAACAACCGCCGAAGTAGTATATCAATTAAGTAAAAAATACAAAGTAGATATGCCAATTGTTTCATCTGTTTATCAAGTTTTATACAAGAATAAGGCTCCAAAAGATGCTTTATCTGATATGATGAAAAGAAAAAGAAAGCCAGAATAA
- a CDS encoding inorganic diphosphatase: MKLNIFIENPKGSSNKYELDKESGKIMLDRALYSSVYWPFEYGFIENTLSEDGDPLDAVVLVNEPTFPGCVIPCKIIGMLDMEDESGIDYKIIAVPDDKIDPRFKHINSIDDLPEHQKKEIQEFFETYKRLEPNKWVKVVGFKSKDEAERIIEKCKK; the protein is encoded by the coding sequence ATGAAATTAAATATTTTTATTGAGAATCCAAAAGGCAGTTCAAATAAGTATGAATTAGATAAGGAATCAGGAAAGATAATGCTTGATAGAGCTTTATATTCTTCTGTTTATTGGCCCTTTGAATATGGTTTTATAGAAAACACCTTATCAGAAGATGGAGATCCATTGGATGCTGTAGTCTTGGTTAATGAACCAACTTTTCCTGGCTGTGTCATTCCTTGTAAGATTATTGGAATGTTAGACATGGAGGATGAGAGTGGAATTGATTACAAAATTATTGCTGTTCCTGATGACAAAATTGATCCAAGATTTAAACACATTAACAGTATTGATGATTTGCCAGAACATCAGAAAAAAGAAATTCAAGAATTTTTTGAAACATACAAAAGACTTGAACCAAATAAATGGGTTAAAGTAGTGGGATTTAAATCAAAAGATGAAGCGGAAAGAATAATAGAAAAGTGTAAAAAATAA
- a CDS encoding ferredoxin → MENTNKKYKVNKEKCLGCGSCSLSCPEGTEMDTDGKAKVISSAKVEECGGVDLCPYGAIEVENGVEVEEDE, encoded by the coding sequence ATGGAAAATACAAACAAGAAATACAAAGTAAACAAGGAAAAGTGCCTTGGTTGTGGAAGCTGTTCGTTATCTTGTCCAGAAGGAACAGAAATGGATACTGATGGCAAAGCAAAAGTTATTAGCTCTGCTAAGGTTGAAGAATGTGGCGGTGTAGATTTATGTCCATATGGAGCAATTGAAGTTGAAAATGGAGTAGAAGTAGAAGAGGATGAGTAG
- a CDS encoding MBL fold metallo-hydrolase, which produces MKQSFFILLMLLILNVLVLPFVIFFSLPAYLEVSFFNVGQGDSIFIEAPGGYQVLIDGGPSYSKVLDGLSKEMPFNDKEIDLIILSHPESDHMTGLFSVLENYKVDNIMWTGIEKDGEKFETWKRLINEEGANIYYANSGDKVIMGDAILEIINPKELLKGETFKESNNTAIVSKLLYKDSSFLFTGDISSKAENELTNIDVDVLKIPHHGSKYSTSKEFIKKVSPLVSVIQVGKNSYGHPTEEVLTRLNNFGIKILRNDTNGDIKIVSDGLNYKIITSKQ; this is translated from the coding sequence ATGAAGCAATCGTTTTTTATTCTTTTAATGCTTTTAATTTTGAATGTTTTAGTTTTGCCTTTTGTTATTTTCTTTTCTTTGCCGGCTTACCTTGAGGTAAGCTTTTTTAATGTTGGACAAGGAGATTCTATTTTTATTGAGGCTCCAGGAGGATATCAAGTATTGATTGATGGAGGCCCAAGTTATTCCAAGGTTTTAGATGGTTTATCTAAAGAAATGCCTTTTAATGATAAAGAGATAGATTTAATTATATTATCTCATCCAGAGAGTGATCATATGACAGGATTGTTTTCTGTATTAGAAAACTATAAGGTAGATAATATTATGTGGACTGGAATAGAAAAAGATGGAGAAAAGTTTGAAACTTGGAAAAGATTAATTAACGAAGAGGGAGCTAATATTTATTATGCTAATTCTGGTGATAAAGTAATTATGGGAGATGCGATCTTAGAAATAATAAATCCTAAAGAGTTGTTAAAGGGAGAGACATTTAAAGAAAGCAACAATACAGCAATAGTCTCCAAGCTTTTATATAAGGATAGTTCTTTTCTTTTCACGGGAGATATTTCTTCAAAAGCAGAAAATGAATTAACTAATATAGACGTTGATGTTTTGAAGATTCCTCATCATGGTTCAAAGTATTCAACCTCAAAAGAATTTATTAAAAAGGTTAGTCCTTTAGTTTCTGTGATTCAGGTTGGAAAGAATTCCTACGGACACCCAACAGAAGAAGTTTTGACACGACTTAATAATTTTGGTATTAAAATACTAAGGAACGATACTAATGGAGATATAAAGATTGTTTCCGATGGTTTGAATTATAAAATAATAACTAGTAAACAATAA